The genomic region ACTtgtcatacatgtatctgatttACCTTCTCTAGATACCTGTAAATCTCCTTGGCTATATGTCCTAGTCTGTGATCTGGGAGGATCGTCTCTCACATCCTCTACATCAATGTAGATAGTACCAGCACTGCGTCCCTTGTCCAAACCGCCGTACAAACGACGACGGTTGTATCGAGACCAGGAATAGGACATATGTTTTGTCTCCATGTGGCGCTTTCGTTTCTTTGGTAGCACTGAACTGCAGCATTTACGTGTGTTTTCATGAGTACCAGGAATAACGGTTACTCCGCAGTACTGGCGCCCACAGCAGGCCTCGTCATCAGACTTCTGGACTACCTCCCTTTTTAAGGACTTATCTGTCACACTACAACTATCAATCACAGTTCTGTTGTCAGGTGAAGCAGTATCCATGTCATGTTTCTGTGACTGGGCAGAATCATCCCCGTGACCTTGCTGTACAGAATCTGGGGTAGATAATTGGAGAGATGGATCTTTATGATTTGATGGATCAATCAATATCACATCGTCATTTAAACTCTCTGTCATGGGGACAGTCAATGATCCTCCTGAGGTGTCTACATCAGCCTTCAGCACATCTCGTCCATTAATACTTTGGTTCTCCTGGGGAGTATCAGATGACAGTTCCATCATCTCAGTACTTTTGGTAAAGACAAGGCCAGTAGACTGGAGCCTGGGTTTTTGTTTACTGGAAATGGATACTGGTATGTTGGGGTTGGGTACATGTGTACCAAAGTTTGATATTTGAGGGCCAATGTGGGTACTTTGACTGGGGACTTTTGACTGTGAGGTAAAGCTGGATACTGATGTGTTGTGTGTGCTGACCGCTGCCTTTGAGGTGATGTTTGGAACTTGTGTACATTGAGCTGGTGTACAACCCTTAGTAGCCATGTCCACCATCTTCCCAGACAAGAGAACAATGGGAACAACCTTACCAACACCCACATCCTGCCCCACCAACACTGAGGTATCTGAAGGAGTACTGCCATCGGAGTTCAGAAGTTTCACAGGAATGTTGATTTTTGGAAGTGTAGCCGAAGATGGTGATGTTACAGGGAACAAAATTGGCTGCTTTGTCATACTTTGTCTGCTGTCTGTATTCTGAGAAATCACCGATATGGAGGAATGCGACTGTTGGGCTGATTTTGGTGCCTGTTTTGTGCAAGATGGCTGCATCTGTGGAGGGGTCAATTTCTTTAATTGGTTCATGCCAGGTAACTTTGTCTCTGAAGCAGCTGATGTTTGTGACTGGTTCATGCAAGATCGTTGCATCTGTGGAGGGGATGATTTCTGTGACTGGTTCATGCCAGGAGATTTCATCTGTGGAGGGGATGATTTCTGTGACTGGTTCATGCCAGGAGATTGCATCCGTGGAGGGGATGATTTCTGTGACTGGTTCATGCCAGGAGATTGCATCTGTGGAGGGAATGATTTCTGTGACTGGTTCATGCCAGGAGGTTGCATCTGTGGAGGGGATGATTTCTGTGACTGGTTTATGCCAGGAGATTTCATCCGTGGAGGGGATGATTTCAGTGACTGGTTCATGCCAGGAGATTGCATCTGTGGAGGGGATGATTTCTGTGACTGGTTCATGCCAGTGGACTGTGACTGTAGCTGGGCTTGTTTTCGTAATTGGTTCATTGCAGTGTTGGGAGACTGTGTCAAATCAGAATGTGAATTTTTATTACCAGAGGTTTTTAAGGACTGATTCGTTTGAGTCTTTGGGGAATGAAAAACAGAATTATTTGGTGAGTTATTCCAAGCACTAGTCACTCTTTGATTAGTTGTATTAACGCCAGAAAGGGATAACATGTTTGTCTTGTCAGGCCCAGGTGTGTTGTCTACTGGGTGACATCTGGATTCCTTGTCCTGATCACAGGAGGATGACACGGTTGTCTCTGTAATTCTGTTTGGACTAGTCCTCTTCTCTTGTGGGACTTGTTGGACCAAGGTAGAAGTTAACAAAGGTGGCAGGCTGTTGGGATAGCTGGTACTCTGTATCCCTTTAGCAAAGGCACCCTTTTCCAGGAAAAGTCGCAAATTGTGCGAGATCTGGACATGTTTCAACATACCCATAGCAGTCATGAAGGCCTTGGGACAGGACACACACTGCAAACCTGAAAAGATAGTGTAGATATTTGTGTATAGGTAAACCTTAGCTTAGTGCGGATATCTATGTATAGGTTAATCTTAGCTTAGTGTGGATATCTGTGTATAGGTAAACCTTAGCTTAGTGTGGATATCTATGTATAGGTTAACCTTAGCTTAGTGTGGATATCTGTGTATAGGTTAACCTTAGCTTAGTgtggatatctgtgtatatgttaaCCTTAGCTTAGTGTGGATATGTGTATAGGTGTGGATATCTGTGTATAAGTTAACTTTAGCTTAGTGTGGATATCTATGTATAAATTAACCTTAGCTTGTGTGAGCTGTTGACACAGAAAGAAATGTCATCCAAATTCAACAATTGTAAATTATGTctaataaaagtaaaatatagTCATTTTCAACATGacaacaaacaagaggcccaatgggtctgtattgctcacctggttctacagcaactttgaacttagtttaaacatattttatacttatataaatctgtctCCTTAAAGGATTTGATAGACGGATGAGTCAACACTAAATAAAACTTAATGATTATTATAATAGTAATATATGACTATATAAAAGAGAAAGAGAAGGAAAGAGAATTAGAGAGAATGAGTGGGAGAGAGaggggttgggttgggttggggtGGGAgattattctttaaaaatttaagCATTTTGGTGtttgagaagaatttgttttaaaagcttttagcatatttgacccctgataccctgaatataggtcaaggtaatttatttcaacaaacttagtagctc from Pecten maximus chromosome 11, xPecMax1.1, whole genome shotgun sequence harbors:
- the LOC117337247 gene encoding transcription factor Sp1-like isoform X2, with translation MTAEVRRQRKLSEAEEDYLTCGRCLCEFPLQRITTFIEHKKQECDGPVTEVLNSNKEFGLQCVSCPKAFMTAMGMLKHVQISHNLRLFLEKGAFAKGIQSTSYPNSLPPLLTSTLVQQVPQEKRTSPNRITETTVSSSCDQDKESRCHPVDNTPGPDKTNMLSLSGVNTTNQRVTSAWNNSPNNSVFHSPKTQTNQSLKTSGNKNSHSDLTQSPNTAMNQLRKQAQLQSQSTGMNQSQKSSPPQMQSPGMNQSLKSSPPRMKSPGINQSQKSSPPQMQPPGMNQSQKSFPPQMQSPGMNQSQKSSPPRMQSPGMNQSQKSSPPQMKSPGMNQSQKSSPPQMQRSCMNQSQTSAASETKLPGMNQLKKLTPPQMQPSCTKQAPKSAQQSHSSISVISQNTDSRQSMTKQPILFPVTSPSSATLPKINIPVKLLNSDGSTPSDTSVLVGQDVGVGKVVPIVLLSGKMVDMATKGCTPAQCTQVPNITSKAAVSTHNTSVSSFTSQSKVPSQSTHIGPQISNFGTHVPNPNIPVSISSKQKPRLQSTGLVFTKSTEMMELSSDTPQENQSINGRDVLKADVDTSGGSLTVPMTESLNDDVILIDPSNHKDPSLQLSTPDSVQQGHGDDSAQSQKHDMDTASPDNRTVIDSCSVTDKSLKREVVQKSDDEACCGRQYCGVTVIPGTHENTRKCCSSVLPKKRKRHMETKHMSYSWSRYNRRRLYGGLDKGRSAGTIYIDVEDVRDDPPRSQTRTYSQGDLQVSREGKSDTCMTSRGSVILQPGATFSIPLPYSTVSSGRSPRTSIIPISGAERRPPSEFPLPTDSPSQSLSQDQKSPPDIPGEIDQSGNFSEMSNSDTGSENNLDPNCSYYQGRKRRYPTSRPFKCDQCDNAFNQRIHLKKHMSKHTGEKPFKCTYCEYATAQNSTLKIHLKRHHGSQLLECPTCAKSFTHYDMYQVHQKEHQGDSFTDSSHGVIGEDGQDGGPGDINVQTGLEIGSPKHEVTDLSDTEAINIVSREQVELQDQNYDH
- the LOC117337247 gene encoding transcription factor Sp1-like isoform X1, which translates into the protein MTAEVRRQRKLSEAEEDYLTCGRCLCEFPLQRITTFIEHKKQECDGPVTEVLNSNKEFGLQCVSCPKAFMTAMGMLKHVQISHNLRLFLEKGAFAKGIQSTSYPNSLPPLLTSTLVQQVPQEKRTSPNRITETTVSSSCDQDKESRCHPVDNTPGPDKTNMLSLSGVNTTNQRVTSAWNNSPNNSVFHSPKTQTNQSLKTSGNKNSHSDLTQSPNTAMNQLRKQAQLQSQSTGMNQSQKSSPPQMQSPGMNQSLKSSPPRMKSPGINQSQKSSPPQMQPPGMNQSQKSFPPQMQSPGMNQSQKSSPPRMQSPGMNQSQKSSPPQMKSPGMNQSQKSSPPQMQRSCMNQSQTSAASETKLPGMNQLKKLTPPQMQPSCTKQAPKSAQQSHSSISVISQNTDSRQSMTKQPILFPVTSPSSATLPKINIPVKLLNSDGSTPSDTSVLVGQDVGVGKVVPIVLLSGKMVDMATKGCTPAQCTQVPNITSKAAVSTHNTSVSSFTSQSKVPSQSTHIGPQISNFGTHVPNPNIPVSISSKQKPRLQSTGLVFTKSTEMMELSSDTPQENQSINGRDVLKADVDTSGGSLTVPMTESLNDDVILIDPSNHKDPSLQLSTPDSVQQGHGDDSAQSQKHDMDTASPDNRTVIDSCSVTDKSLKREVVQKSDDEACCGRQYCGVTVIPGTHENTRKCCSSVLPKKRKRHMETKHMSYSWSRYNRRRLYGGLDKGRSAGTIYIDVEDVRDDPPRSQTRTYSQGDLQVSREGKSDTCMTSRGSVILQPGATFSIPLPYSTVSSGRSPRTSIIPISGAERRPPSEFPLPTDSPSQSLSQDQKSPPDIPGEIDQSGNFSEMSNSDTGSENNLDPNCSYYQGRKRRYPTSRPFKCDQCDNAFNQRIHLKKHMSKHTGIKPYKCQQCDYSTVERSHLKVHIRIHTGEKPFKCTYCEYATAQNSTLKIHLKRHHGSQLLECPTCAKSFTHYDMYQVHQKEHQGDSFTDSSHGVIGEDGQDGGPGDINVQTGLEIGSPKHEVTDLSDTEAINIVSREQVELQDQNYDH